The DNA region TTTGTTGTACTTATGCAAGAAAGTTATTCTTTTTTCTCTTAATATATACACTTGTGTTATGCTATAATGATTAGCTTAACTACGTATATCTATGAGCTGTAAGAATAATTAATTCTTGCGGCTCTTATTTTTTTATAAATAATTCGAATAAGGAGGATAAATAATATTATGATAAATAAAGACACTTTGCTAACACATGATAATCTCCATATAGAGTCGGATACTGCAGGCGACACTTATATGGAGTAATAACAAGGTCGCCTATTGTTCCGACTTTGTTATTTATACCATTAAATACAGAGGAGGACAAAAATATGTCTTTAATAAATGTTACAAACCTAACCTTTGCTTATGAAGGTAGCTATGATAATATTTTTGAAAATGTAAGTTTTCAAATTGATACCGATTGGAAATTAGGATTTACTGGAAGAAACGGAAGAGGAAAGACTACTTTTTTAAATCTTTTGCTTGGGAAATACGAATATAATGGAAACATTTCGGCTGATGTGACTTTTGAATATTTTCCTTATGAGGTGCAGGAGCAAAGCAATTTCACCATAGATGTCATAAGGGAGATTAGTCCAAATTCAATGGATTGGGAAATAGTAAAAGAATTATCTTTGTTAGATATGGACTACGATGCTTTATATAGACAGTTTTATACACTATCTAAAGGAGAGCAGACCAAAGCATTGTTGGCTGCTATGTTTTTGAAGGAGAACTCCTTCTTGCTTATTGATGAGCCTACCAATCATTTGGATGCTGAAGCTAGGCAAAAACTAAGTAATTACTTGAAAAAAAAGAAAGGATTTATTCTGATTTCACATGATAGGTCTTTTTTGGATAATTGTGTTGACCATATCTTGTCTATTAATAAAACTAATATTGAAATACAAAAAGGAAATTTCTCTTCATGGTGGAGAAACAAAGAATTACAAGATGATTTTGAGCTAGCAGAAAACGAAAAATTGAAAAAGGATATTAACAGACTTTCCAGCTCGGCAAAACGTACATCTACGTGGTCAGATAGTGTTGAAAGCAGCAAGTATGGAACTACTAATTCTGGGAGCAAATTAGATAAAGGATATGTTGGACATAAAGCTGCAAAAATGATGAAGCGTGCTAAAAATATAGAAGCTAAACAACAAAATATGATTGAGGAAAAATCAAAGCTTCTTAAAAATATTGAATCTAATGAAAGTTTAAAAATAGTACCGCTTACTTTCCATGATAAAAAGCTTGTAGAACTTACAGATGTTGCAATTGAATATGATGATAGAATTGTCTGTGAAGGAGTAAGCTTCACTATAGAGCAAGGTGAAAAAATTGCTATTCAAGGAAAGAATGGCAGCGGAAAATCAAGTATATTGAAATTAATTTATGGAGAAAACATCCCCCATAGTGGAATTGTAAGAAAGAATAATAAGTTAATCATTTCCTATGTTTCACAAGATACTTCAGATTTATATGGTAACTTATCTGAGTATGCAGATAAACACTGTATTGACGAGAGTTTATTTAAATCGATGCTTAGAAAACTTGATTTTTCAAGAGAACAGTTTGAAAAGAATATCGAAGATTTTAGTGGAGGACAGAAGAAAAAGGTATTGCTTGCTAAAAGTTTGTGTGAACGGGCACATTTGTATATTTGGGATGAGCCATTGAACTTTATTGATGTCATTTCTCGTATGCAGATTGAGAAATTGTTAATTGAACATGAACCTACAATTTTGTTTGTTGAGCATGATAGTGCATTTTGTGAAAATGTTGCAACAAAAACAATAAAATTGTAAAGGTAGAAATGGCAATTAATATGTTTAATGGGAATATAAAAGTAACACACAATAGGCTCCATGCAAAGCCAGATGTTTTGAGCGACGCTTGCATGGAGTAGTATAAGTCGCTAATTATACTGGCTTTGCTTCCTAACTATTAATAGTGAGGAGGAAGCCTACATGAAACAGACAAAAACGAAATATGGAAAAATAAAACAAATAGTATCAAATTTAAAATTACCTGATTATAGATACGAACAGCTTACAAAAGCTATTTTTCATCAAAGAATAGATAATTTTGATGATATGCATATACTACCAAAAGCGTTAAGGATAGCTTTAGTAAATGAGTTTGGAAATAATGTATCTAGTGTAATACCTGTTTTTTCACAAGATTCTAAACAAGCTCAAAAATTGTTATTCGAATTGACTGATGGAGAAAGAATAGAAGCTGTTGGACTAAAGTATAAACAGGGGTGGGAATCGTTTTGTATTTCTTCCCAATGTGGTTGTGGTTTTGGATGTCGTTTTTGTGCAACGGGAAGTGCTGGATTTAGACGCAATCTTACTGCTGATGAGATAACTGACCAATTACTTTATTTCTATTTTAATGACCATAGATTGAATAGTATTTCATTTATGGGAATGGGTGAGGCTTTTGCAAATCCGGAGTTATTTGATGCAGTAAAAATTTTAACTGATCAAAATTTATTTGGGTTGAGTCAACGAAGAATTACTATTTCAACAATTGGCATTATACCGGGAATTCAAAGATTGACCAAAGAATTTCCACAAGTGAATCTGGCTTTTTCACTTCATTCACCATTTGAAAGCCAACGAAGCGATTTAATGCCTATAAATAAAAGATTTCCATTGAATGAGGTAATGAAGACATTAGATGAACATATCATTCATACGGGACGACGAGTGTTTATTGCTTATATTATGCTTGAAGGAATTAATGATTCGAAAGAACATGCAGAGGCAGTTGTAGGTTTATTGAAAAATCGTGGTTCATGGGAGTATTTATATCACATTGATTTGATACCTTATAATTCTACGGACAAAACAACTTTTAAATTTCAATCTTCAAGTGCTATCAAGCAATTTTGCAGTACACTAAAGAAAGCTGGTATTAATGTAACTGTTAGAACACAATTTGGTTCTGAAATTAGTGCTGCTTGCGGACAGTTGTGTTATGAAAATAAATTATGATGTTAGTTCAAAAATATCCATTTGAGTAAAGAAGTAGTCTCATTTTAAAGGTCTTGAAGATTTTTAATTAAATATTGAAGAGTGTTGTATGTCCCTCAGACTTTAGATTTGAGGGACTTTTTGGTTAAGACGGGTGAACTTTTATGCAAGACTAAAGATTAATGTTTATTTTGTTTTATTAATTTTTGCAGTTATAATAAAACTAGATGTATAAATAAAAAAGATTTTACTTGTAAGGCATATTTGAAGCGCAGATTACTTATGTTGGGAGAAGATATATGGAAAATATAATAAATATACTAAAAACAGAATACGGTATAAAATGTCTGTCCGTTACCTCTCAAAAAGGTGGATGGTCGGCTTCGGCATATAAAGTGTCTGATGGTGTGAAATATTACTTTTTGAAGGCTTATGAAAAAAAACAGGGCTTCTACTCATAAGTTAACAGCCACGATTGACATATATATTCCAATTACCATTTGGTTGGGTAAAAATACAAGGATGTCCGACAGAATTCCTGTTCCTGTGGTAACAAAGGCAGGTAATTATAAATGTCAAGATAACCATGCAATTTATCTTTTGTATGAATATATTGACGGTGAAACTATTGGTGATGATGAATTGACATATGAACAAGTAGTACAACTTAGTGATATGATTTCGGAGCTTCATTCTTTCAGCAGTACGCAAATACCTTGTGATAGCTTAAAGTTAAGAGAGGATTTTTGTCTACCATTTTTACAGCTATTAAAGGAGCATATTATTCAAAACTTTGAGTATCTTGCTAGTGATCTAAAAGAATTGCTGAAAGAACGAATTGGGTCTATTGAAAAACTGATGCAACGAAAGGAAACATTGATTTAAATAGACTGGGAGGGGTTGAAAGTTGCTCCACCCGAAGCTGATCTTATGTTTTTAAAACAAAAGCCTTACTATAAGTGTTTTTTAGATATATATAAGGAAAAACATCCAGACTTTCAAGTGAACACTGATACAATGGAGTTTTATTTGGCTAGGCGTATGCTAGAGGATACTTGGGAGCTTACTGAGGAATTATTGTTTGATTGTCAAAACGAAGAAAGTCGTTCTCAAACGCTAAAATACCTAAAGGCTTTGTTAGATGATATGGAATTATAATTGAAAGCTCACAAATTCCAATTTATCTTTATAAAATATGAGAATTTTCCTTATTATCAACATAGAAAATAAAGGCACTGAGATATAAAAATCTTGGTGCTGTTATTTTATAAAAATGCAAAATTAAATATAAAAACTCAAAGAGGCGAAGTCTTCGGTCAACTTTGTAATCGATAGGCTTCGCCTCTTTTTTATACCGTGCGTCCAGCAAAACTGGACCACACTTGCTGGTGAAAGTCCAGCACGGGTAATTGCCAAGAAGGCCTGGTACTTTTTTAGCATATACAGTTCCTTTTTCAGCTAATAAGATATCTATTTTATGCTAGTTTCTGAAATTGGCTCATATACAAATTCTCATAAAAACCCTTCTTCATCATTAACTCATCATGAGTACCTTGCTCAACAATGGCTCCATTATTCATAACAAGGATTAAATCTGCATTTCTAATTGTAGAAAGGCGGTGAGCAATAACAAAGCTTGTTCTGCCTTTCATAATATTCTTCATGGCAGTTTGTAACATTGACTCAAGCCTTGTATCTACTGAACTTGTTGCCTCATCAAGAATTAAAATAGCTGGATCTGCCAAGAACGCTCTTGCTATGGTTAATAGCTGCTTCTCTCCAGCAGATATATTGGAAGACTCTTCATTGAGGACCATATCATAGCCATCTGGCTGTGTCTTAATAAAGTGATTCACATTGGCTATTTTAGCTGCATTGATAATATCTTCTCGAGTTGCAGTATCGTTGCCGTACTTGATATTATCGGCAATACTTCCGTTAAACAGCCAAGTATCCTGTAGAACCATTCCGAAGATAGAACGAAGATCGTCCCTCTTCATATCTTTGATATTTACACCATCCACCTTAATTCCACCACTATTTACATCATAGAAACGCATTAAAAGGTTGATCAGTGTTGTTTTTCCGGCCCCTGTAGGTCCTACAATAGCTACCATTTGTCCACTTTTAACATCGAGATTTAAGTCCTCAATTAATATATTATCTTTTGTATAGCCAAAGGACACATTTTCAAATGTAACATTTCCTTTTAAATCTTCAATGCTAAGAGGATTTGCTATTTCTGGTACTTCATCCTCTGCTTCAAGAAAATCAAAAACTCTTCCTGACGCTGCAATCGCAGATTGAATGGAGGATGATAATTGCGTTACTTGCTCAAGAGGCTCATTTAACTGCCACATATAACGCACAAATGCTTGAAGCTGTCCAACGGTTATGGTACCAGAAATTACGAAGGTTGTCCCTACAAAAATAACTGCTACCATTGCAATATAAGTGATAAAGGATATTAATGGTGACATAAGGCCTGATATAAACTGTGCTTTGAATCCATTCTCACAAAGATTATTATTAATCTTTTTAAATTGCTCAATGGACTCTTCTTGTTTGCCATATAATTTAATCTCTGTTAATCCTGTATATCTTTCTTGAATATAGCCATTCAAAGTTCCTAAGGCACGCTGTTGATTTCTAAACATAAGAGAAGAACGCTTCATAATAAATCTCATAATAAAAGCACTGCCTGGAAGAATTAGAACAGCCATTACAGCCATAATAGGATTGATATAGAACATTAAGATCACGGCTAAGGTGACGGATAAAATAGCACTTAATATTCTAGATAAAGATTGCTGCAAGGCATTTGATATTGTATCTATATCATTAGATATAATACTTAAGATATCCCCCACGGTACGCTTATCAAAATAACGAATTGGAAGTCTTGTGATTTTCTTTTGAACTTCATTTCTTAAATCACGCATAGAATTCTGTAGCCCAATGGTTAAAAAGTATTGGGATAGAAAATTACAAGTGATATTACCGATATAAATCACAAGCAATATTTTTAAAATCCTAAGAATATAAGAAAAGCTAATGGCTGCACCGAGAACGTTGTTGGCAATATTAGAAACATCATCTTTTAATCTCGTTGTAATTAAACCTTCTACCATTGGTGCCGCTGCTAGAAAGCCTGCATATATAATTAAAAGAAGAATTGAAGCTATAAAAAATTTCAAATAGGGCTTTATATAAGGATATAATTTTTTCATTGCTCTAATTCCTCCTTTCTTAATTGTGAATCTGCAATTTCATAGTAAACACTACATGTTTTCAATAATTCCTTGTGGGTTCCAATTCCTACGACTTCACCCTCGTTTAGAACTATTATTTTATCTGCATTCATTATGGTGCTAATTCTTTGTGCTACAATGAATACAATAGATTCTTTTGTTTCTTCTCGTAAAGCTTCTCGCAACATAGCATCTGTTTTATAATCAAGGGCTGAAAAACTATCATCAAAGATATAGATTTCTGGCTTTCGAATCAGTGCCCTTGCTATTGAAATTCTTTGCTTTTGTCCTCCAGAAAAGTTTTTGGCACCTTCGCTGATATATTCTTGCAATTTGTCTGGCTTATTTTCTATAAATTCTTTTGCCTGAGCTATTTCGATTGCATGGTTCATTTCTTCTAAGGTTGCATCTGAATTACCAAACTTCAAATTCTCTTCGATGGTTCCATGGAACAAAAATGCTTTTTGTGGAATAAACCCAATCTTTTTACGAAGTACATCCATATCATAATCTCGAATATCCACATCATTTATTTTTATAGTGCCTTTTGTAACGTCATAAAACCTTGGAATTAAATTGATTAATGTACTTTTACCACTTCCGGTACTCCCAATAAAAGCAATGGTTTCTCCTTGATTTGCTGTAAAGGATACATCCTTTATGACAGGAAGCTCACCATCAGGATACTGAAATGTAACGTGATCAAACTCTACTTTTGCTTTACCTTTTGTTTCTTTTATACCATTCTTAAGGCTTGTTATAGATGGCTCTTCACCTAATATTTCCTGGATACGATTTGCAGAAACCCTTGCTCTTGGGTACATTACAAATACCATAGAAAATAGCATAACTGAGAACAGTGCATGGAATTGATAATCTAAGAAGGCAACTAATTGACCCACCTGTAAAGTCCCTTTATCAATCATAATGGTAGAAACCCAAAACACTGCCAGCATGGACAAATGTAATAAGAAGAAAAATGCTGGTTGTGTGAAAGAAATGATCTTGAACAATTTCTTTGAATTAGAGGCATATATTTCATTGATTCCTGCAAAACGTTCTGCTTCATAGTCACTTTTTCTAAAGGCCCTAATAACTCTAATTCCCAATAAGTTCTCTCTTGAAATCCTATTTAAACGATCCAATCCTTTTTGCTGCGCATCAGAAATGGGATTGGTCACTTTAGCAACGATAATGACACCTAATATAATAAATGGAAAACTTGCTCCAATAATTAAAGATAGGCTTAAACTTGTTTTTATGGTCATAAATACACTGATAAAAACCATAATCGGTGCTAATAATGCTGTTCTGAAAAGCAAGTTTGAGAATAACATTAGCTGAAATGCATCGCTAGTTGTACGGGTAATCATGGATGATACACCAAATTTATTATATTCTGTATGGGAGAATTTCTGTGATTGTGCAAAAACATCATTTCGAATATCACGAATCATATACGTTGAAATTCTTGAAGAAGCATAAGTAATCAAAATCGTTCCTGCACCACCAATAATACTTACAAGTAGCATGATTATTCCCATTTTTTTAACATAACCGATATCACTATTACCAATACCTTTGTCAATCATTGCTGCCATGATTGTAGGTATACCTAACTGAACAGCAACAAAGCTAAATATGCCCAAGGTATTTAGTAGAATTAATTTGGGATATCTTTTAAGATATTTTAATATTAACTTCATAAATAACCTCCATTGAATAATATGACTTTAATAATATATTTCCAGATTCTTTGACTTTAAGGGACACTTGAACTATTATAAACTATAAGGTTATCTTATAGTCAAGAAAAATAATTCATAAAACACTAAGAGTTCTAGGGAGGTTAATTATGTCTAATAATAAAAACGAATATTTAACCACTGGTGAATTTGCTAAACTTTGTGGTATTCCAAAACATATTTTATTTCATTATGACCAAATAGGATTATTTCAACCTGAAATCATTAAAGAAAATGGTTATCGATATTACTCATTTCGTCAATATGATACCTTTTCTATTATTGCTGCTTTAAAAAGATTAGGTATGCCTTTGAAAGAAATTAAAGAGTTTATGGATAAGCGAAATCCAAATGCTTTAATTTCTTTACTAGATCAAAAATCAAATGAAGTTGTCAAAGAGCTTGTTAGGCTAAAGCAAATTAAACATGAAATTGATGCTTTAAAAAATTTAACGGAAGAAGCCTTAACTTTAGAATATAATAAGATTGAATTAGCTTATCATAAAGAGGTATATGCTCTACGAAGTTCATTAATTGATAGGGGTACAGATAATTCTTATCCTGATTTTATTTCTTCCCTAATTGCTTTTCGTAAAAGTAGTAATGCCAGTATGATTGATTTTTTAGGGGGAGCTCTTACTATTGATAATATTCTTAAGAAAAGATTTAATAGTTTTTCTTATTTATATACTAAAGGTGAAAATGTCCATGGCAAAGATGCCACTTTAGTACGTAGAGAAGGTTGGTATCTTCAAGTTTATTATAAAGGTAGTTATCAAAATATCAGTGAAATGTATACCAAGATTATTGAATATGTTGCAAAACATCAGATTAAGCTAGGCAAACATGCTTATGAAGAATATCTTATTTTTGAGATTGGTGCAAAGAATCGAGATGATTATGTTACTTTAATATTGGTTGAAATGTTAGAATAACTTTCCTTTACAAGTATACTGATATCTGATGTAATATAAGTAAGTTGGAGCGTGTAAGTAGAGGAGTATATATGACACCAAATACAATTGAAACATCAAGATGATATTATATATTAACGACATCATTATTGTCACAACAAGGCATGTTGAAGCCGTAACACTGCTTACAAAGTAAGCAGATGTACGTCTCATGCAACTTAGATAAAAATTAATAATATAAACAAAGTCCCCTAGACGAGTGTTTAGGGGACTTTGTTTTTACCCTTGACCTAAGGCAAATATGGTTTCAGTGATATTTGTAGCAACAGAGACAATTTTCATGGTTGCCCCATGGAGGGTAATTTATCTATCTATTCGGAATAACATATGCAATAAATTCCTTGGGATTGCCTTTGTAGTTAAGAGGACGAATATATAACCTAAGCCGCCAATGATAAGACTATAAACAAAACCGATGGAAAGGTGAAAATTTATTGAAAGAAACCGTTGCTGTGTCATAAAAATTAAGAATATCATCAAAATAGCAGCAAAAAAAGGCTTTATAAGCAAATCTACATATTTGAATTTAATTTTAGTCATTTTCCATAAAGTATAAAAATCCAATATACAAATGGATAATGTACATAGGAAAAATCCTATAAAATACCCATAAATGCCATATGTTGGATTGCCTACAAGGTAATAAATAGCAGCAAACTGAAGACTCATACTAATTATTCGATGAATAGTAGTATTTTTTTGTTTTCCTAGACCATGTAAGATCCCTGAAAAAGTATGCTGCATGGCGAGGAAAACAGTACAAAAACCCATCATATATATTGCTTCGCTGGCCTTTGGATCATTATATAGATAAACTGCCAACGGTTTTGCAAAAAAAACATATAGTGCAGTTAAAGGGATAGACACCAATAGGGTGATTTTTACAGCAAGATGGATAGTATTTCTAGCAGGCTTATAATTTTTCAGAAAAACCTGTTCAGACAAGTTGGGAATAATATTGATGACGAGGGCGGATGTAACGAAATATGGAAGATATGTTAAGGGCATAGCCATGCCCATGACTCTTCCAAAGGTTGCAATGGCTTCACTGTTTGTATATCCTGAAGCCATAAGCCTATGGGGTATTAAGATGGCATTGACAAATTGCAGAATAACATTAAAAAATCCTGATATGGTCAATGGGGCGGATATAGTTAGTATTTGCCATAATAGTTTGGTCATCTTGATTGGAGTAGGGATCACATATGGGAGTCTTTTAGTGAAGCGGGTTTGTATGAAAAGCAGCCATATCAAGTCAAAAAACTCACCTATGCTAATTCCGCAAATGGCAATGAAGGCTCCTTGAATAGGATCTAATGGGTAAATATAATACAGCAAGCCTATAACAATAATAAATCGCGTAACGTGTTCAACAATTTCAGAAATACTGGCAGTACCCATCATTTTTAACCCATAATAATAGCCTCTGATAACAGATGTCATAGAAATCAAAACCATGGCTGGAGGAAGCAAATAAATACAGCGTAAGGCATCTTGATTTCTAAATATCTTCAAAGCAATAAATCTACTAAATAAAATAAGGATCAAACTTAACCCTATGGATAGGGCTAAGGTAAATAATAGAGCCACTTTATAAGTTTTTCTAACAGCATCATAGTTATTTTTAGAATTATATTCTGCGATTAACTTGGATACAGCTGTAGGGATACCGGCAGTGGTAATAATAAGAAAAATCATAAGAACAGGCATTATCATTTGAAATAAACCAATGCCTTCAGCTCCTATAAGCTTTGATAATAATATGTCATAGCTAAATCCAATAAATCGAATAAAAAAATTAACTAATGTCAATAAAATAGATCCATAAACAAAACTATTCTTTTTCAAATCATCACCTCGCCGATATTCACACTGTATGCACAGGATACGTAACTATATATATTATTGTAGATAAGATTAAATACCCGAAATTTCATCAGAAAAATTAGAAGAAAACAATGAGGCTAAAGGGTCTCGTGTCAGGAATGTCAAAGAGCACGGGCAAAGCGAAGTAGGATTGGAAACATTCTACGACGGAAGCCGTAACACTGCTTGCAAGGAATATAGTCTATAAAAAATAAAATTTGTTCGTTCACACTCACAAACTTTATGGCGTACTCAATTTTAAGCTTCGCTTAAAATTTCAAGTACTTAAAACTAAAACAAATTCTAAGTGATTAAAATTTGTTTATAAAGGAAATACTTATACTGACATTATAAAGCAAAGAACATATAAATAATGTGTATTGTGCCTTTATTATGAAATGGGGAAATATATGGATATATTAGAAAGAAAGATATTTGAATCAGTACCAGGTAAACAAGTGACATTAGCACATATTATAGCAAATCCAGATGATCGAATTTTTGAGAAATTAGGCTTGAATGATGAAAGGTATCGTGCAATTGGTATTTTAACCATAACCCCACCAGAGGTTGCAATCATCGCTGTGGATATAGCTAAAAAGACTGCACCTATTAAAATAGGATTTGTTGATAGGTTCAGTGGGTCTGTATTTATCTTAGGGGATGTGTCAGCTGTACAATCTGCTATGGAACAGGTTGTTATTTCTTTAAGAGAACTTATGCAGTTTTCTGTCCCCAAAATAACAAGAACATAATAGGTGGGCATAGAAAATGAAAAAAATTATGTTAATTGGATCAGTTGGAAGTGGGAAAACCACCCTTTGCCAAAGGATTCAAGGAGAGAGCATTAAATATAAAAAAACACAATCAGTTGAGTTCTATCCTCAGATGATTGACACACCAGGTGAGTTTGTCTTACATAGAAGATTTTATAGCGCTTTACAAATGATGGCTGCTAGTTCAGATATTATTGGATTCGTTTGTAGCGTAACGGAATTAGGCCAAACATTTTCACCCCATTTTGCACAAAATTTTACGAAACCATGTATAGGAATTATTACAAAGATAGATTTAGCACCAAATGAAGACGCTATTATAAATGCTGAGAAGAGATTAGAATTAGCAGGTGTTGAGAAAATCTTTCGTCTCTCTGCTGTTGAAGATAAAGGAGTAGCAGAGTTGATAACCTATCTTTCTAAGGAGAAGGAGGGATAAATTGCAAATTTATACTAGAACTGGTGATAAAGGATATACTAAGATAATCGGTGGTATTCAATTAGCAAAAGATAGTCAACGTATAAAGGCATATGGAACTATTGATGAATTAAATAGTTTTGTAGGATATGCTATTACACTTATAAAGAACAATGATTCTTTGAAGAAGGAATTAATACAGATCCAACAGTATTTATTTGATTGTGGCAACGATTTAGCAACGCCAACAGGAAAAGGAACGTACCGAGTTACATCTGCTTTGACAGAATGGATTGAAAAGTGTATTGATGCTCATGCAGGTGTTCCTCAAGAAGTGGAGTCTTTTATTTTGCCAGGTGGTTCACAAGCAGCAAGTATTTTGCATATTTGTAGAACAATTGCCAGGAGAGCAGAAAGAGAGATAGTAACGTTCCAATGGACTAATGATATGAATGAAGAAGT from Alkaliphilus flagellatus includes:
- a CDS encoding cob(I)yrinic acid a,c-diamide adenosyltransferase, with the translated sequence MQIYTRTGDKGYTKIIGGIQLAKDSQRIKAYGTIDELNSFVGYAITLIKNNDSLKKELIQIQQYLFDCGNDLATPTGKGTYRVTSALTEWIEKCIDAHAGVPQEVESFILPGGSQAASILHICRTIARRAEREIVTFQWTNDMNEEVLIFVNRLSDYFFSIARVANANEGIEDVLYERSGKVFHMDLKKEDL